The following coding sequences lie in one Nocardioides sambongensis genomic window:
- a CDS encoding SDR family NAD(P)-dependent oxidoreductase: protein MKTLNDKVVVITGAGSGIGRALALDCARRGSRLALSDVDEAGLAETAALARDAGAREVHTAALDVADRAAFTAYAAAVVAHFGRVNVVVNNAGVALAGDFVDLAYEDLDWIVGINFWGVVHGTKEFLPHLIASGDGHLVNLSSLFGLLAMPGQSAYNATKFAVRGFTEAVREEMLIAGHPVGVTAVHPGGIKTAIARSARVSDKEDQAATAKLFDEKLAKMTPERAAEIIVRGILRDQARVLVGMDAHALHHFQKLTGSRYQDIVAKVSAKVMPAKVV from the coding sequence ATGAAGACTCTGAACGACAAGGTCGTCGTGATCACCGGCGCCGGATCGGGGATCGGCCGGGCGCTCGCCCTCGACTGCGCCCGCCGGGGCTCGCGACTCGCCCTCTCCGACGTCGACGAGGCCGGACTGGCCGAGACCGCGGCGCTGGCGCGCGACGCCGGCGCCCGCGAGGTCCACACCGCCGCCCTCGACGTCGCCGACCGGGCCGCGTTCACCGCGTACGCCGCCGCGGTCGTCGCCCACTTCGGCCGGGTGAACGTGGTCGTCAACAACGCCGGCGTCGCGCTGGCCGGCGACTTCGTCGACCTCGCCTACGAGGACCTCGACTGGATCGTCGGCATCAACTTCTGGGGCGTCGTGCACGGCACCAAGGAGTTCCTGCCGCACCTGATCGCCTCCGGCGACGGGCACCTGGTCAACCTCTCCTCGCTCTTCGGCCTCCTCGCGATGCCCGGTCAGAGCGCCTACAACGCGACCAAGTTCGCGGTGCGCGGCTTCACCGAGGCCGTCCGCGAGGAGATGCTCATCGCCGGCCACCCGGTCGGGGTCACCGCGGTCCACCCGGGCGGCATCAAGACCGCGATCGCCCGCAGCGCCCGGGTCTCGGACAAGGAGGACCAGGCCGCGACCGCCAAGCTGTTCGACGAGAAGCTCGCCAAGATGACCCCGGAGCGGGCAGCCGAGATCATCGTCCGCGGCATCCTGCGCGACCAGGCCCGAGTGCTGGTGGGCATGGACGCCCACGCCCTGCACCACTTCCAGAAGCTGACCGGCTCGCGCTACCAGGACATCGTCGCCAAGGTCTCGGCCAAGGTGATGCCCGCCAAGGTCGTCTGA
- a CDS encoding FUSC family protein, whose protein sequence is MDAPLDRMWARGRLSMRQRVARLRSKWWAVAQCAVAAGIAWFVAADLFGHTTPFFAPIAAVVSLGTSYGQRLRRVVEVTLGVAIGVFVADVLVAWIGTGGWQLTLVVALAMSTALLLDAGILFVTQAAVQSIVVATLLPDPGAALTRWTDAVIGGSVALVAATVVPAAALRRPREQAAAVARKIAGLLRAASHVMVDGEIDPALELLADARATDRMISELNEAASEGMSVVTSSPFRRRHKGPVRQMAELVEPLDRALRSTRVLVRQVGVAAYRRRPLPSAYADLAADLALAVEAVADELAENRMATAARDELLAVGQASGLVERTSELTGDAVLAQIRSIVVDLLMVTGMGQLEATDALPPPAR, encoded by the coding sequence GTGGACGCGCCGCTGGACCGGATGTGGGCACGTGGACGGCTCTCGATGCGGCAGCGGGTCGCTCGGCTGCGCAGCAAGTGGTGGGCGGTCGCCCAGTGTGCCGTGGCCGCCGGCATCGCCTGGTTCGTCGCCGCCGACCTGTTCGGCCACACCACCCCGTTCTTCGCGCCGATCGCCGCGGTGGTCTCGCTCGGCACCTCCTACGGGCAGCGGCTGCGACGCGTCGTCGAGGTGACCCTGGGGGTGGCGATCGGGGTCTTCGTGGCCGATGTCCTGGTCGCCTGGATCGGCACCGGCGGCTGGCAGCTGACGCTGGTGGTGGCGCTGGCGATGTCCACCGCCCTGCTCCTGGACGCGGGCATCCTCTTCGTCACCCAGGCCGCCGTGCAGTCGATCGTGGTGGCCACGCTGCTGCCCGACCCCGGCGCCGCCCTGACCCGCTGGACCGACGCCGTGATCGGCGGGTCGGTCGCACTGGTCGCGGCGACCGTCGTACCGGCGGCGGCGCTGCGGCGGCCGCGGGAGCAGGCGGCTGCCGTGGCTCGCAAGATCGCCGGCCTGCTGCGGGCGGCGAGCCACGTGATGGTCGACGGCGAGATCGACCCGGCCCTGGAGCTGCTCGCGGACGCCCGGGCCACCGACCGGATGATCAGCGAGCTCAACGAGGCGGCCAGCGAGGGGATGTCGGTGGTGACCTCCTCGCCGTTCCGGCGCCGGCACAAGGGGCCGGTGCGGCAGATGGCCGAGCTGGTGGAGCCGCTGGACCGCGCCCTGCGCAGCACGCGCGTGCTGGTGCGGCAGGTCGGGGTGGCCGCCTATCGTCGTCGCCCGCTGCCCAGTGCCTATGCCGACCTGGCCGCCGACCTGGCGCTCGCGGTCGAGGCGGTGGCCGACGAGCTGGCCGAGAACCGGATGGCGACCGCTGCCCGCGACGAGCTGCTCGCGGTCGGTCAGGCCTCCGGACTCGTGGAGCGGACCAGCGAGCTGACCGGGGACGCCGTACTGGCCCAGATCCGGTCCATCGTGGTGGACCTGCTGATGGTCACCGGGATGGGCCAGCTGGAGGCGACCGACGCACTTCCCCCGCCGGCGCGGTGA
- a CDS encoding WS/DGAT domain-containing protein encodes MGDARDRGSCRRQGRALHEDPSRPGRRRLGDAAPGQRADHRPRPHRHAGTVRRGRRAAPAQHPCRDPGPATAAVARTLADLPGDAWRTALGISAEAAGMPLALARTLNKGLRNETSAVSLAAPRTILNQRITGARRFAAQDWPVERLRAIGSATGTTINDVVLAMCSGAMRTYLGELDALPDTSMVAMVPVGLKAKQAGHASAEGGNALGSVMVRLATDRADPADRLTTISRSMRDGKEALSSMTPTQILAMSAIGMAPSIVVPMLQLEGIVRPPFNLVISNVPGPSTTHYWNRAKLVGNYPLSIPIHGMALNITCTSYDGKMGFGLTGCRRTVPSLQRLLTFLDEEVTALEVAAGID; translated from the coding sequence GTGGGAGATGCACGTGATCGAGGGTCTTGCCGACGGCAGGGTCGCGCTCTACACGAAGATCCATCACGGCCTGGTCGACGGCGTCTCGGCGATGCGGCTCCTGGCCAGCGTGCTGACCACCGACCCCGACCGCACCGGCATGCCGGCACCGTTCGCCGAGGGCGCCGGGCTGCTCCCGCCCAGCACCCCTGCCGAGACCCCGGCCCGGCGACGGCGGCCGTCGCCCGCACCCTCGCCGACCTCCCCGGCGATGCGTGGCGCACGGCGCTGGGCATCAGCGCCGAGGCCGCGGGGATGCCGCTCGCGCTCGCCCGCACCCTCAACAAGGGACTGCGCAACGAGACCTCGGCGGTCTCCCTGGCCGCGCCTCGCACCATCTTGAACCAGCGGATCACCGGTGCCCGCCGCTTCGCAGCGCAGGACTGGCCGGTCGAGCGTCTGCGCGCGATCGGCAGCGCGACCGGCACCACCATCAACGACGTGGTGCTGGCGATGTGCAGCGGAGCGATGCGCACCTATCTGGGCGAGCTGGACGCCCTGCCCGACACCTCGATGGTCGCGATGGTGCCGGTCGGCCTGAAGGCCAAGCAGGCCGGCCACGCCTCCGCGGAGGGCGGCAACGCGCTCGGGTCGGTGATGGTCCGGCTGGCCACCGACCGTGCGGACCCGGCCGACCGGCTGACCACGATCAGCCGGTCGATGCGCGACGGCAAGGAGGCCCTCTCCTCGATGACCCCGACCCAGATCCTGGCGATGAGCGCGATCGGCATGGCGCCCTCGATCGTGGTGCCGATGCTGCAGCTCGAGGGGATCGTGCGGCCGCCGTTCAACCTGGTCATTTCGAACGTGCCGGGGCCGAGCACCACGCACTACTGGAACCGGGCCAAGCTGGTCGGGAACTACCCCCTCTCGATCCCGATCCACGGCATGGCGCTGAACATCACCTGCACCAGCTATGACGGCAAGATGGGCTTCGGGCTGACCGGCTGCCGGCGTACGGTGCCGAGCCTGCAGCGGCTGCTGACCTTCCTCGACGAGGAGGTGACCGCGCTGGAGGTGGCGGCGGGGATCGACTGA
- the rocD gene encoding ornithine--oxo-acid transaminase: MTSTFQPTIETGSASTTPAPATPAAVDRAEARTAHNYHPLPVVIEHAEGAWMTDVDGRRFLDLLAGYSALNFGHSNPRLVEAARAQLGQLTLTSRAFIHDRFADFCAELGDLCGKDLVLPMNTGAEAVETAIKVARKWGYDVKGVPADAARIIVASGNFHGRTTTIVGFSDDPDARDGFGPFAPGFDTVPYGDLAALEAAITPETVAVLIEPIQGEGGVVLPPDGYLRGVRAACTANNVLFAADEIQAGLGRTGRTFACDHEGVVPDLYVLGKALGGGIVPVSAVVGDRDVLGVLAPGQHGSTFGGNPLACAVGTEVVRMLAGGEFQARAAELGDLMRERLEALLGHGLVGVRVRGLWAGIDIDPALGTGREICERLMARGVLAKDTHGSTIRFAPPLVIEPADLAWGLDQLADVLAEAR; this comes from the coding sequence ATGACCAGCACGTTCCAGCCGACGATCGAGACCGGTTCCGCCAGCACCACCCCGGCTCCGGCCACACCCGCGGCGGTCGACCGGGCCGAGGCGCGGACGGCGCACAACTACCACCCGCTGCCGGTCGTGATCGAGCACGCGGAGGGCGCCTGGATGACCGACGTCGACGGGCGCCGGTTCCTCGACCTGCTGGCCGGCTACTCCGCCCTCAACTTCGGACACTCCAACCCCCGACTGGTCGAGGCGGCCCGCGCCCAGCTGGGCCAGCTCACCCTGACCAGCCGCGCCTTCATCCACGACCGCTTCGCCGACTTCTGCGCCGAGCTCGGCGACCTGTGCGGCAAGGACCTGGTGCTGCCGATGAACACCGGCGCCGAGGCCGTCGAGACCGCGATCAAGGTGGCCCGCAAGTGGGGATACGACGTCAAGGGCGTCCCCGCCGACGCGGCCCGGATCATCGTCGCCTCCGGCAACTTCCACGGCCGCACCACCACGATCGTCGGATTCTCCGACGACCCCGACGCCCGTGACGGCTTCGGGCCGTTCGCCCCCGGCTTCGACACCGTTCCGTACGGCGACCTGGCCGCCCTCGAGGCCGCCATCACCCCGGAGACCGTGGCCGTGCTGATCGAGCCGATCCAGGGCGAGGGCGGCGTCGTCCTCCCGCCCGACGGCTACCTGCGCGGCGTGCGGGCGGCCTGCACCGCGAACAACGTGCTCTTCGCCGCCGACGAGATCCAGGCCGGTCTGGGCCGGACCGGGCGGACCTTCGCGTGCGACCACGAGGGCGTCGTACCGGACCTGTATGTGCTGGGGAAGGCGCTCGGCGGCGGCATCGTGCCGGTCTCGGCCGTGGTCGGTGACCGCGACGTGCTCGGCGTGCTCGCGCCGGGCCAGCACGGCTCCACCTTCGGCGGCAACCCGCTCGCCTGCGCGGTCGGCACCGAGGTGGTGCGGATGCTCGCCGGCGGCGAGTTCCAGGCCCGGGCGGCCGAGCTCGGCGACCTGATGCGCGAGCGCCTCGAGGCGCTGCTCGGCCACGGCCTGGTCGGCGTGCGGGTGCGCGGACTGTGGGCCGGCATCGACATCGACCCGGCCCTCGGCACCGGGCGGGAGATCTGCGAGCGGCTGATGGCGCGCGGCGTCCTCGCCAAGGACACCCACGGCTCGACGATCCGGTTCGCCCCGCCGCTGGTGATCGAGCCCGCGGACCTCGCCTGGGGCCTGGACCAGCTGGCCGACGTCCTCGCCGAAGCGCGCTGA
- a CDS encoding TetR/AcrR family transcriptional regulator: MTAHTPAPRTRLTPEQRREQLLGLGVELFSSGSIEEISIDRLAEVAGVSRGLLYHYFGSKQGFYEAVVQRAADDLVVQTAPIDDPDPLARLQRSMTAYVDYVVANEQGYRSLVRAAAGGNEALRRIYDDARLALTDRIFRDDTAGDLIPDTPATRLVVRAWSAYAEEAVLDWCADPRGIDRAGIVRLVTDALPALVAVAG, translated from the coding sequence GTGACCGCGCACACGCCGGCGCCCCGCACCCGGCTCACCCCGGAGCAGCGGCGCGAGCAGCTGCTGGGCCTGGGCGTCGAGCTGTTCAGCAGCGGCTCGATCGAGGAGATCTCGATCGATCGGCTGGCCGAGGTCGCCGGCGTCTCCCGCGGCCTGCTCTACCACTACTTCGGCAGCAAGCAGGGCTTCTACGAGGCGGTCGTGCAGCGCGCCGCCGACGACCTCGTCGTGCAGACGGCCCCGATCGACGACCCCGACCCGCTGGCCCGGCTGCAGCGCTCGATGACCGCGTACGTCGACTACGTGGTCGCCAACGAGCAGGGCTACCGATCGCTGGTCCGGGCCGCCGCCGGCGGGAACGAGGCGCTGCGCCGGATCTACGACGACGCCCGGCTGGCGCTCACCGACCGGATCTTCCGCGACGACACCGCCGGGGACCTGATCCCGGACACCCCGGCCACCCGGCTGGTGGTGCGCGCCTGGTCGGCGTACGCCGAGGAGGCGGTGCTCGACTGGTGCGCCGATCCCCGCGGGATCGACCGCGCGGGGATCGTCCGGCTGGTCACCGACGCGCTCCCCGCGCTGGTCGCCGTGGCCGGCTGA
- a CDS encoding DNA polymerase IV produces the protein MTGGVGPSRPTPPVLHVDLDQFLAAVEMLRDPSLAGRPVVVGGRGDPSLRGVVSTASYEARAYGVGSGTPLRVAARKCPDAVFLPVDFAAYEEVSARVFDAIRSVQWGGRPVVVQVLGWDEAFVGADPGASAGTEAAEEVAARIRARVLEAERLTCCVGIGDNKLQAKLATGFAKPRPGAPGEGRIEGPGVHRLSDETWFPVMGDRPTRALWGVGAKIAQRLAAIEVHTVEDLARADPHRLAAAFGPTTGPWLRRLGRGVDPSPVDPTPWVARGHGREETFQDDLTDWAEVATEVDRIARRVVEDIHAEGRPAVRVEIKVRYTNFFTLTRSHKLAAASDDPDLLAAEAVALLARVEQDRAVRLLGVRLEMTAPE, from the coding sequence ATGACCGGCGGGGTGGGCCCGAGCAGGCCCACCCCGCCGGTCCTCCATGTGGACCTCGACCAGTTCCTCGCCGCGGTCGAGATGCTGCGCGACCCGTCCCTGGCCGGGCGCCCGGTGGTGGTCGGTGGCCGGGGCGATCCCAGCCTCCGCGGCGTGGTGTCGACGGCGTCGTACGAGGCCCGGGCCTACGGTGTCGGCTCCGGCACCCCGCTGCGGGTGGCCGCGCGCAAGTGTCCCGACGCGGTCTTCCTCCCCGTCGACTTCGCCGCCTACGAAGAGGTGTCGGCCCGGGTCTTCGACGCCATCCGGTCGGTGCAGTGGGGCGGGCGCCCGGTGGTGGTCCAGGTGCTCGGCTGGGACGAGGCGTTCGTCGGCGCCGACCCCGGAGCGAGCGCGGGGACCGAGGCCGCCGAGGAGGTCGCGGCCCGGATCCGCGCCCGCGTGCTGGAGGCCGAGCGGCTGACCTGCTGCGTCGGCATCGGTGACAACAAGCTGCAGGCCAAGCTCGCCACCGGCTTCGCCAAGCCGCGGCCCGGGGCGCCGGGGGAGGGGCGGATCGAGGGGCCCGGGGTGCACCGGCTCAGCGACGAGACCTGGTTCCCGGTGATGGGCGACCGCCCGACCCGGGCGCTGTGGGGGGTCGGGGCCAAGATCGCGCAGCGCCTCGCCGCGATCGAGGTGCACACCGTCGAGGACCTGGCCCGGGCGGACCCGCACCGACTCGCCGCCGCCTTCGGCCCCACCACCGGTCCCTGGCTGCGCCGGCTCGGTCGCGGGGTCGACCCCAGCCCGGTCGACCCGACGCCGTGGGTGGCCCGCGGGCACGGGCGGGAGGAGACGTTCCAGGACGACCTGACCGACTGGGCCGAGGTCGCCACCGAGGTCGACCGGATCGCGCGCCGGGTGGTCGAGGACATCCACGCGGAGGGCCGGCCGGCCGTGCGGGTGGAGATCAAGGTGCGCTACACCAACTTCTTCACCCTCACCCGCAGCCACAAGCTGGCGGCGGCGAGCGACGACCCCGACCTGCTCGCCGCCGAGGCCGTCGCGCTGCTGGCCCGGGTGGAGCAGGATCGGGCGGTGCGGCTGCTGGGGGTGCGGCTGGAGATGACCGCGCCGGAGTGA
- a CDS encoding FG-GAP repeat domain-containing protein, which yields MGRGGLDRRPSAYLAAAAVRSCRQRPAPRRLAPDSLSPGPFALRPAERRVHPRSRCTRRPPPGAAPGGPPPSGYPPGGFGPSGQQPAGGYGQIPGPPTGFPGAQPAPGGYQQGPGGPGYPGGPGGYGAPPKKSKLWLWLVLAVVLVLIVGGGVTLAVTQPWSGDDTSAGSGDGDGAGEGDGDDGGDDGGDEGPGAVVTGDLDGDGLGDVLANVQLDYDRVQVVEGISDGETFATNEYVGNPDTDQDSTLYVDWNNDGALEELSYDYSAGTNSFALRSSDGLPGSKGVKIPFRSLSEYGDYMDPVVESGDFDGDGNADVVVFGQQDKVVESYVMLGAGDGTFSAPTLWATVPNALIDELMVWPGDFDGDGDDDLMVHTVAEKLKPKDYREAYVSDIDMGFTQLTSGGDTFETGGVTPSERYPGSNPLLVADLGGEKDVVLELELDYSGGLAIGVMEFLEGRFVDDAASSSTVQIGEATLSAAALSDVDGDGDDDLIYVYKPFEGKRFSDMTVSLSDEGTFGEGAAWGSLPRCPDDYCDLYLF from the coding sequence TTGGGACGGGGCGGCCTGGACCGACGACCGTCGGCGTACCTCGCAGCAGCCGCCGTCCGGTCCTGCCGCCAGCGGCCAGCGCCCCGGCGCCTGGCCCCAGACTCCCTCTCCCCAGGCCCCTTCGCCCTACGGCCCGCCGAGCGCCGGGTCCACCCCCGCTCCCGGTGCACCCGCCGGCCCCCGCCGGGCGCGGCACCCGGCGGCCCGCCCCCGAGCGGCTACCCGCCGGGCGGGTTCGGGCCGAGCGGGCAGCAGCCCGCCGGCGGCTACGGCCAGATCCCCGGCCCGCCGACCGGGTTCCCGGGCGCCCAGCCCGCACCCGGCGGCTACCAGCAGGGTCCCGGCGGACCCGGCTATCCGGGAGGCCCGGGCGGCTACGGCGCCCCGCCCAAGAAGAGCAAGCTCTGGCTCTGGCTGGTGCTGGCCGTGGTCCTGGTGCTGATCGTCGGTGGCGGCGTCACGCTCGCGGTGACCCAGCCGTGGTCCGGGGACGACACCTCGGCCGGCTCGGGTGACGGCGACGGAGCAGGCGAGGGTGACGGCGACGACGGCGGTGACGACGGCGGCGACGAGGGACCGGGCGCGGTGGTGACCGGCGACCTCGACGGCGACGGCCTCGGTGACGTCCTCGCGAACGTCCAGCTCGACTACGACCGCGTCCAGGTCGTCGAGGGCATCAGCGACGGGGAGACCTTCGCGACCAACGAGTACGTCGGCAACCCCGACACCGACCAGGACAGCACGCTCTACGTCGACTGGAACAACGACGGAGCGCTGGAGGAGCTGAGCTACGACTACTCGGCGGGCACCAACAGCTTCGCGCTGCGCTCCAGCGACGGCCTGCCCGGCTCGAAGGGCGTGAAGATCCCGTTCCGCTCGCTCTCGGAGTACGGCGACTACATGGACCCGGTCGTGGAGAGCGGTGACTTCGACGGCGACGGCAACGCCGACGTGGTGGTCTTCGGCCAGCAGGACAAGGTCGTCGAGTCCTACGTGATGCTCGGTGCCGGCGACGGCACCTTCTCCGCACCGACGCTGTGGGCGACGGTGCCGAACGCGCTGATCGACGAGCTCATGGTGTGGCCCGGTGACTTCGACGGCGACGGGGACGACGACCTGATGGTGCACACCGTCGCGGAGAAGCTGAAGCCCAAGGACTACCGCGAGGCGTACGTCAGCGACATCGACATGGGCTTCACCCAGCTGACCTCGGGCGGCGACACCTTCGAGACCGGCGGGGTCACCCCCTCGGAGCGCTACCCGGGCTCCAACCCGCTGCTCGTCGCCGACCTCGGCGGGGAGAAGGACGTGGTCCTCGAGCTCGAGCTGGACTACTCCGGCGGGCTCGCGATCGGCGTGATGGAGTTCCTGGAGGGCCGGTTCGTGGACGACGCGGCCAGCTCCAGCACCGTGCAGATCGGCGAGGCGACCCTCTCGGCGGCGGCCCTCAGCGATGTGGACGGTGACGGCGACGACGACCTGATCTACGTCTACAAGCCCTTCGAGGGCAAGCGGTTCAGCGACATGACGGTCTCGCTGTCCGACGAGGGCACGTTCGGCGAGGGCGCGGCCTGGGGTTCGCTGCCGCGGTGCCCCGACGACTACTGCGACCTCTACCTGTTCTGA
- a CDS encoding glutamate--cysteine ligase: protein MEAFGCADRLPRLPSPTLGVEWELALVDRRTRDLRNEAAHLFARAKARMPDPHRLHKELLKNTVEVVTDVCRTVPEAMADLQRTLSYVVPACDELDLDLYGAGTHPFASWTGQQLTEGVRYAELINRTQWWGRQMLIWGVHVHVGMPARERVLPVLSALLAYYPHLQALSASSPIWAGVDTGYASNRALMFQQLPTAGLPFQFQRWEEFESFAHDQLTTGVIDDLSEIRWDVRPAPHHGTLETRVCDGVSSVADMAALVALTHCLVVWLDERAAAGERLPTMPPWHVQENKWRAARYGVDAIVILDAASTERLVTEDLADLVPRLMPVAERLGCAAELASVLDILDRGPSYMRQRRVAEASGGDLVAVVDSVVQELRTGLT, encoded by the coding sequence GTGGAAGCCTTCGGTTGTGCGGATCGACTTCCACGCCTCCCCTCCCCGACGCTCGGCGTCGAGTGGGAGCTCGCGCTGGTGGACCGTCGTACCCGCGACCTGCGCAACGAGGCCGCCCACCTCTTCGCCCGGGCCAAGGCCCGGATGCCCGATCCGCACCGGCTGCACAAGGAGCTGCTGAAGAACACCGTCGAGGTGGTCACCGACGTGTGCCGCACCGTGCCGGAGGCGATGGCCGACCTGCAGCGCACGCTCTCCTACGTGGTGCCGGCCTGCGACGAGCTCGACCTGGACCTGTACGGCGCCGGCACGCACCCGTTCGCCTCCTGGACCGGGCAGCAGCTGACCGAGGGCGTGCGCTACGCCGAGCTGATCAACCGGACCCAGTGGTGGGGACGCCAGATGCTGATCTGGGGCGTGCACGTCCACGTCGGGATGCCGGCCAGGGAGCGGGTGCTGCCGGTGCTCTCCGCGCTGCTCGCCTACTACCCGCACCTGCAGGCGCTGTCGGCCTCCTCGCCGATCTGGGCGGGCGTCGACACCGGCTACGCCTCCAACCGCGCGCTGATGTTCCAGCAGCTGCCGACCGCCGGCCTGCCGTTCCAGTTCCAGCGGTGGGAGGAGTTCGAGTCGTTCGCGCACGACCAGCTGACCACCGGGGTGATCGACGACCTCAGCGAGATCCGCTGGGACGTCCGCCCGGCGCCGCACCACGGGACACTGGAGACGCGGGTCTGCGACGGGGTCTCCAGCGTGGCGGACATGGCCGCGCTGGTCGCGCTGACCCACTGTCTGGTGGTCTGGCTCGACGAGCGCGCGGCGGCCGGCGAGAGGCTGCCCACGATGCCGCCGTGGCACGTGCAGGAGAACAAGTGGCGGGCGGCGCGCTACGGCGTGGACGCCATCGTGATCCTCGATGCCGCCTCGACCGAACGACTGGTCACCGAGGACCTCGCCGACCTGGTGCCGCGGCTGATGCCGGTCGCGGAGCGGCTCGGCTGTGCGGCGGAGCTGGCCTCCGTCCTCGACATCCTGGACCGCGGCCCGTCGTACATGCGGCAGCGCCGGGTGGCCGAGGCGTCCGGCGGGGACCTGGTGGCGGTGGTCGACTCGGTGGTGCAGGAGCTGCGGACCGGGCTGACCTGA
- a CDS encoding threonine/serine exporter family protein, whose product MTESRQIAQTLDLCLRVGEVLLSSGAGAADVTATMRAVALALGLRNPQIDVTFTSLAMTAQADSDDPPVFQIRQVTQREIDYEDLTKVDHLVRDVIADRIDLAEARAQVARIVSSGHARPRWAATLGYGVMCAGIGVMLGGSATVVLAALLAAVAIDRLQHSMTRRRLPLFYQQIAGGALATLLAALTTRVAEMWTALDASLVVTANIIMLLAGIGFMGAIQDALSGFFVTGSARLLEAVLATAGIIAGVGGGISVASSIGLELPALEPAQVSLAGVGVSAFGAAIAAAAFAYASYAPKRTMAPVGLLAGLALAITTTIELNTFGRTWAVGVAAFTVGLLSFAIAGRLRVPVLVVVVPAVVPLLPGLSIYRGLSLLGEQTNRSAAEGLLAMVTAASVAIALAAGVILGEYVAQPVAREARKMPSRLAGPRMVGVTRNRPLRPRRERRERRRGSRAEAG is encoded by the coding sequence GTGACCGAATCACGGCAGATCGCCCAGACCCTGGACCTGTGTCTCAGGGTCGGCGAGGTGCTGCTCTCCTCCGGCGCGGGAGCCGCTGACGTCACCGCCACGATGCGGGCGGTCGCGCTCGCGCTGGGCCTGCGCAACCCGCAGATCGACGTCACCTTCACCTCGCTCGCGATGACCGCGCAGGCGGACAGCGACGACCCGCCGGTCTTCCAGATCCGCCAGGTCACCCAGCGCGAGATCGACTACGAGGACCTCACCAAGGTCGACCACCTGGTGCGTGACGTGATCGCGGACCGGATCGACCTGGCCGAGGCCCGCGCGCAGGTCGCCCGGATCGTCTCCTCCGGCCACGCCCGCCCCCGCTGGGCGGCCACCCTCGGCTACGGCGTGATGTGCGCCGGCATCGGCGTCATGCTGGGCGGCTCGGCGACCGTGGTGCTCGCGGCGCTGCTCGCCGCGGTCGCCATCGACCGCCTCCAGCACTCGATGACCCGGCGCCGGTTGCCGCTCTTCTACCAGCAGATCGCCGGCGGCGCGCTGGCCACCCTGCTGGCCGCGCTGACCACCCGGGTCGCGGAGATGTGGACCGCTCTGGACGCCTCGCTGGTGGTCACCGCGAACATCATCATGCTGCTCGCCGGGATCGGCTTCATGGGCGCGATCCAGGACGCCCTGTCCGGCTTCTTCGTCACCGGGAGTGCCCGTCTCCTCGAGGCGGTGCTGGCCACCGCCGGCATCATCGCCGGGGTCGGCGGCGGGATCAGCGTGGCCTCGAGCATCGGCCTGGAGCTCCCTGCGCTGGAGCCGGCCCAGGTCTCCCTGGCCGGCGTCGGCGTCAGCGCGTTCGGCGCCGCGATCGCGGCCGCCGCGTTCGCCTACGCCAGCTATGCGCCCAAGCGCACCATGGCACCGGTGGGCCTGCTGGCCGGCCTCGCGCTGGCGATCACCACCACCATCGAGCTGAACACCTTCGGCCGCACCTGGGCGGTCGGCGTCGCCGCCTTCACCGTCGGTCTGCTGAGCTTCGCGATCGCGGGCCGGCTGCGGGTGCCGGTCCTGGTCGTGGTGGTGCCCGCGGTGGTCCCGCTGCTGCCGGGACTCTCGATCTACCGCGGACTGTCGCTGCTGGGCGAGCAGACCAACCGGTCGGCTGCCGAGGGCCTGCTCGCGATGGTCACCGCGGCCTCGGTCGCGATCGCCCTCGCCGCCGGCGTGATCCTGGGTGAGTACGTCGCCCAGCCGGTGGCCCGGGAGGCCCGCAAGATGCCGAGCCGGCTGGCCGGACCGCGGATGGTCGGCGTCACCCGCAACCGGCCGTTGCGGCCCCGCCGCGAGCGCCGGGAGCGCCGGCGGGGGAGCCGCGCCGAGGCCGGGTAG